In a single window of the Limnohabitans sp. 2KL-27 genome:
- a CDS encoding D-isomer specific 2-hydroxyacid dehydrogenase family protein, with protein sequence MPLVLVTHPRERLTTYFGEEALASLQKMARVKLNPDSHDWSTPELIGAAQGCDVLIAYRQTALTADFFAAVPGLLAAVRCAVDIRTIDVAAAGREGILVTQASAGFGPAVAEWVIGAMIDLSRHISPSAAAYWQGQCPPPRMGRELRGGCLGIIGYGEIGRHVARLAQAFGMRVCVYDPHVQSPDPAIESLGWHELLACADHVVCLASATPETEKLINAQALSCMKPTAFFINASRGQLVDEPALLQALERGALAGAALDVGCAADQMPSLELARHPRVIATPHVGGLTPQAIAHQALETVEQTRDILQGRMPDGAVNPAQASRLTSRMPS encoded by the coding sequence TTGCCTTTGGTGCTGGTCACCCATCCCCGTGAGCGACTGACCACTTACTTCGGCGAGGAGGCGCTGGCCAGTTTGCAGAAGATGGCCCGCGTCAAACTCAACCCCGATTCACACGACTGGTCAACCCCGGAGCTGATCGGGGCCGCGCAGGGTTGCGATGTGTTGATCGCTTACCGCCAGACAGCACTCACTGCAGATTTTTTTGCTGCAGTGCCGGGTTTGCTGGCGGCCGTGCGGTGTGCGGTGGACATCCGCACCATCGACGTCGCAGCGGCGGGTCGCGAGGGGATTTTGGTGACCCAGGCCAGTGCCGGATTTGGTCCTGCCGTGGCCGAGTGGGTGATCGGCGCCATGATCGATTTGAGTCGCCACATCAGCCCATCGGCTGCAGCTTACTGGCAAGGCCAGTGCCCGCCACCGCGCATGGGCCGTGAACTGCGCGGCGGATGTTTGGGCATCATCGGCTACGGGGAAATCGGTCGTCATGTGGCGCGTTTGGCGCAGGCGTTCGGTATGCGTGTGTGTGTGTACGACCCGCATGTTCAGTCGCCAGACCCTGCCATCGAGTCGTTGGGTTGGCATGAGTTGTTGGCCTGCGCAGACCATGTGGTCTGCCTTGCCTCAGCTACGCCCGAAACCGAAAAGTTGATCAATGCGCAGGCCTTGTCGTGCATGAAACCCACTGCATTTTTCATCAATGCATCGCGGGGTCAGCTGGTGGACGAGCCGGCCCTGTTGCAGGCGCTGGAGCGGGGGGCGCTGGCGGGCGCCGCTTTGGATGTGGGCTGTGCGGCAGACCAGATGCCGTCCCTTGAATTGGCGCGGCATCCCCGTGTCATTGCCACGCCGCATGTGGGTGGTCTCACGCCGCAAGCGATTGCCCACCAGGCCTTGGAAACCGTAGAGCAGACGCGAGACATCTTGCAAGGGCGCATGCCTGACGGGGCTGTCAATCCTGCTCAAGCATCCCGTTTGACTTCACGAATGCCATCATGA
- a CDS encoding amidohydrolase → MSSAVLNTPHAAAFEVPADACDCHVHAYDDAYPLAPTATFQPPHAPMADYAKVQAALGLTRVVVVQPTGYGFDNRCTLAAVASMSGRARAVAMVPPAVTQDTLQDLHAAGVRGVRMMMLPGGPLGWEALAPLALKIKDWGWHLNVQFNGCDFAERLPLLQGLGVPLVLDHTGKFLVPPASTDDVAFQALCRLLDTGRVWVKLSAPYETSRTGAPRYEDVGLLARYLATHYPERCLWASNWPHPNQNPLPSSGALLNLLPQWVSRAADIQRILVDNPARVYGFEA, encoded by the coding sequence ATGAGCAGTGCTGTTTTGAACACGCCCCATGCTGCAGCGTTTGAGGTGCCGGCAGATGCCTGTGATTGTCATGTGCACGCCTATGACGACGCTTACCCATTGGCCCCCACCGCCACTTTCCAACCCCCGCATGCGCCGATGGCCGACTACGCCAAAGTGCAAGCCGCTTTAGGGCTCACGCGCGTCGTGGTGGTGCAGCCTACGGGCTATGGTTTTGACAACCGCTGCACACTGGCGGCTGTGGCCAGTATGAGCGGCCGAGCCCGTGCAGTGGCCATGGTCCCCCCTGCCGTGACACAGGACACGCTGCAAGATTTGCACGCGGCAGGTGTGCGTGGCGTTCGCATGATGATGTTGCCCGGAGGGCCGCTGGGCTGGGAGGCCTTGGCACCCTTGGCACTGAAGATCAAAGATTGGGGCTGGCATTTGAATGTGCAGTTCAACGGCTGTGACTTCGCAGAGCGGCTGCCTCTTTTGCAAGGCCTCGGTGTGCCTTTGGTGTTGGACCACACGGGCAAATTTCTGGTGCCTCCTGCCAGCACCGACGATGTCGCATTTCAGGCCCTGTGCCGCTTGCTGGACACAGGGCGTGTCTGGGTCAAGCTGTCGGCCCCTTACGAAACATCGCGCACCGGCGCGCCGCGCTACGAGGACGTGGGTCTGCTGGCCCGCTACCTGGCCACGCATTACCCTGAGCGCTGCTTGTGGGCCAGCAATTGGCCGCACCCCAATCAGAACCCTTTGCCCTCTTCGGGTGCCTTGCTGAACCTGTTGCCCCAATGGGTGTCTCGCGCTGCTGACATTCAGCGCATTTTGGTGGACAACCCGGCCCGGGTGTACGGTTTCGAGGCCTGA
- a CDS encoding beta-propeller fold lactonase family protein, protein MPHVYVSNADSGDISVLHMAPDGSLRLQSTVSVGGNLMPMAIHPNQKVLYAVRRSEPMAVARLAIDPVSRDLQLLDETALPASMAYISTDLAGRFLLAASYPGHQITVSPLAADGTVGPVQQVLATGPYAHAILPSPCQRYVLATALGGGELMVLHFNAESGQLTQAASWAARAGAGPRHFRFDPQGRWVYLLHELDGTVDVLAWDAAQARLSLVQTVGILPPGFTGKPWAADLHLTPDGRHLYTSERTSSTLAHFTVDAASGRLTPQGHTSVETQPRGFAIDPSGRHLLVVGQLSHHLSRWALDPNTGHLDMQQRIAVGQGPNWVEILA, encoded by the coding sequence ATGCCCCACGTTTATGTTTCCAACGCCGACAGCGGCGACATCTCGGTTCTGCACATGGCGCCCGATGGCAGCTTGCGTCTGCAAAGTACGGTGTCCGTGGGGGGCAACCTGATGCCCATGGCGATCCACCCCAATCAGAAAGTGCTTTATGCGGTTCGGCGCAGCGAGCCGATGGCGGTGGCCCGTCTGGCCATTGACCCTGTCAGCCGAGATCTGCAGCTTCTGGATGAGACGGCCTTGCCTGCCAGCATGGCCTACATCAGCACCGACTTGGCGGGGCGGTTTTTGCTGGCGGCCTCCTACCCCGGGCACCAGATCACGGTGAGCCCCCTCGCGGCCGATGGCACCGTAGGCCCTGTGCAACAGGTACTGGCTACAGGCCCTTACGCCCACGCCATCTTGCCCTCCCCCTGTCAGCGCTATGTGCTGGCCACAGCCCTGGGTGGTGGCGAACTCATGGTCTTGCATTTCAATGCCGAGTCAGGCCAATTGACACAGGCCGCATCATGGGCAGCGCGTGCAGGCGCTGGTCCTCGGCATTTTCGGTTTGACCCACAAGGCCGCTGGGTGTACTTGCTCCACGAGCTCGATGGCACGGTGGATGTGTTGGCTTGGGACGCGGCCCAGGCCCGCTTGAGCCTTGTGCAAACCGTGGGCATTTTGCCGCCGGGCTTCACAGGCAAGCCCTGGGCCGCTGATTTGCACCTGACGCCCGATGGGCGTCACCTGTACACCAGCGAGCGCACGTCCAGCACATTGGCGCACTTCACGGTCGATGCCGCTTCAGGGCGTCTCACGCCCCAAGGCCACACGTCGGTTGAAACCCAGCCACGGGGGTTCGCGATCGACCCGTCCGGGCGGCATTTGCTGGTGGTGGGGCAGTTGTCACACCACCTGAGCCGCTGGGCGTTAGATCCGAACACGGGCCACCTGGACATGCAGCAACGCATCGCGGTGGGTCAGGGCCCCAATTGGGTGGAGATCCTGGCATGA
- the garD gene encoding galactarate dehydratase — MNGTTESETPRVVRMHPADNVAIVVNDGGLPAGSVVALGLVLREKVPQGHKVALSDLLPGQAVMRYNVPVGYARQAIPAGSWVHERLLDIPPARELQGLPMATVQPAPQAPLEGFTFEGYVNADGSVGTRNLLALTTTVQCVAGVVKIAVERIERELLPLYPNVDGVVGLEHSYGCGVAIDAPGAEIPIRTLRHISLNPNFGGEVMVVSLGCEKLQPERLLPPGSFPIQDVRDAGQGPDLVCLQDDAHVGFMSMVDHIVQSARPHLERLNARRRQTVPASALVVGVQCGGSDAFSGVTANPAVGHMADLIVRAGGTVMFSENTEVRDAVEQLTSRAATHQVAEEIVRELGWYDQYLDRGRVDRTANTTPGNKAGGLSNIAEKAMGSIIKSGSSAIASVLAPGDKLQPDQKGLVFAATPASDFICGTLQLAAGMNVHVFTTGRGTPYGLQACPVVKVATRSDLARRWHDLMDMNAGRIADGEITIEQAGWELFRLLLDVASGRKTWAEHWKLHNALVLFNPAPIT; from the coding sequence ATGAACGGCACCACAGAATCCGAGACCCCGCGTGTGGTGCGCATGCACCCGGCGGACAACGTGGCGATCGTGGTCAACGATGGCGGTTTGCCCGCTGGCAGTGTTGTGGCGCTGGGCCTGGTGCTGCGGGAGAAAGTACCGCAGGGTCACAAGGTGGCGCTCAGTGATCTGTTGCCGGGCCAAGCGGTCATGCGCTACAACGTCCCGGTGGGCTATGCGCGGCAAGCCATCCCCGCAGGCAGCTGGGTACACGAGCGTTTGCTGGACATTCCGCCAGCGCGTGAACTGCAAGGCCTGCCCATGGCCACTGTGCAGCCTGCGCCGCAAGCCCCGCTGGAGGGCTTCACCTTTGAGGGCTATGTGAATGCCGATGGTTCGGTGGGCACACGCAACCTGCTGGCGCTGACCACCACCGTGCAATGCGTGGCAGGTGTGGTCAAGATTGCGGTAGAGCGCATCGAGCGAGAACTGCTGCCCCTGTATCCGAATGTGGACGGTGTGGTGGGTCTGGAGCACAGCTACGGTTGCGGCGTGGCCATCGACGCGCCTGGCGCAGAGATCCCGATTCGGACCTTGCGCCACATCAGCCTGAACCCCAACTTTGGCGGCGAGGTCATGGTGGTGAGTCTGGGCTGCGAAAAGCTGCAGCCTGAACGCTTGCTGCCACCGGGCAGTTTCCCAATCCAGGATGTCCGCGATGCCGGGCAGGGGCCCGATCTGGTTTGCTTGCAAGACGATGCGCATGTGGGCTTCATGTCCATGGTCGATCACATCGTGCAAAGCGCACGGCCGCACCTAGAGCGCCTCAACGCCCGGCGACGTCAAACGGTGCCGGCCAGTGCCTTGGTGGTGGGCGTGCAGTGCGGCGGCAGCGATGCCTTCTCGGGTGTGACGGCCAACCCGGCGGTGGGCCACATGGCCGACCTGATTGTGCGTGCCGGTGGCACTGTGATGTTTTCCGAGAACACCGAAGTGCGCGATGCGGTGGAGCAACTCACCAGCCGCGCCGCCACGCACCAAGTGGCCGAGGAGATCGTGCGCGAACTCGGCTGGTATGACCAGTACCTCGACCGCGGCCGTGTGGACCGCACCGCCAACACCACGCCCGGCAACAAAGCTGGCGGCTTGTCCAACATCGCCGAAAAAGCCATGGGCTCCATCATCAAGAGCGGCAGCTCGGCGATTGCGAGTGTGCTGGCCCCGGGCGACAAACTCCAGCCCGACCAAAAGGGCTTGGTCTTTGCCGCCACGCCCGCCAGCGATTTCATTTGCGGCACCTTGCAGCTGGCCGCCGGCATGAATGTGCATGTGTTCACCACCGGACGCGGCACACCCTATGGCCTGCAGGCTTGCCCCGTGGTCAAAGTGGCCACACGCAGCGATCTGGCACGCCGCTGGCATGACCTGATGGACATGAACGCTGGGCGCATCGCCGATGGTGAGATCACCATTGAGCAAGCCGGTTGGGAGCTCTTTCGCCTGCTGCTGGACGTGGCCAGTGGCCGCAAAACTTGGGCCGAGCACTGGAAACTGCACAATGCGCTGGTCCTGTTCAACCCCGCACCGATCACCTGA
- a CDS encoding tripartite tricarboxylate transporter substrate binding protein: protein MTQRRLFIQSAVASAAAVLAPTAFSQAAPWPAKPINYLVAFPPGGTTDILARVISQKLGAALGATLVIENKGGAGGSVGSEIAARAPADGYNLLGGTISSHAINVSLYPKLGYDPVKSFTPVYLYGTNPVVLVVAANSPHKTLKDLLTAAKANPGKLSGASAGNGTSQHLAQELLAFKAGVKFTHVPYKGSAPAIQDVMSGQVDFMFDTTVVAGAHIQSGKLRALAVTSSKRLTDALTDVPTVAESGWPGTAGFEVVSWQALFAPAGTPKPIVDKLHAEILKIIQTPEMQERIKGLGMQPSTLTPEQVQAFQKAEIEKWAQVIKAANIKLE from the coding sequence ATGACACAGCGCCGACTTTTCATTCAATCAGCCGTGGCCAGTGCCGCTGCTGTGCTGGCCCCGACAGCCTTCAGCCAGGCAGCCCCTTGGCCTGCCAAACCGATCAATTACCTGGTGGCTTTCCCACCAGGCGGCACCACCGATATCCTGGCCCGCGTGATCTCGCAAAAGTTGGGTGCCGCACTGGGCGCCACCTTGGTGATTGAAAACAAAGGTGGCGCGGGGGGCAGCGTGGGCTCTGAGATCGCGGCCCGAGCGCCAGCCGATGGCTACAACCTGCTGGGCGGCACCATCAGCTCGCACGCCATCAACGTGAGCCTGTACCCCAAGTTGGGCTATGACCCGGTCAAATCGTTCACGCCGGTTTACCTGTACGGCACCAACCCGGTGGTGCTGGTGGTGGCGGCCAACAGCCCCCACAAAACGCTCAAAGACCTGCTGACCGCGGCGAAAGCCAACCCCGGCAAGTTGTCGGGCGCGTCGGCAGGCAACGGCACATCGCAGCACTTGGCGCAAGAGTTGCTGGCCTTCAAGGCGGGCGTCAAATTCACCCATGTGCCCTACAAGGGCAGCGCACCCGCCATTCAAGACGTGATGAGCGGACAGGTGGATTTCATGTTCGACACCACGGTGGTGGCCGGTGCCCACATCCAAAGTGGCAAATTGCGCGCGCTGGCGGTCACCTCGTCCAAGCGCTTGACCGACGCCTTGACCGATGTGCCCACCGTGGCTGAATCGGGCTGGCCGGGCACCGCTGGTTTTGAAGTGGTGTCCTGGCAAGCCCTGTTTGCGCCCGCAGGCACACCCAAGCCCATCGTGGACAAATTGCATGCCGAGATTTTGAAAATCATCCAGACGCCCGAGATGCAAGAGCGCATCAAGGGCCTGGGCATGCAGCCCTCGACCCTGACGCCAGAGCAGGTGCAGGCTTTTCAGAAAGCCGAAATTGAGAAGTGGGCCCAGGTCATCAAGGCGGCCAATATCAAACTCGAGTGA
- a CDS encoding bacteriohemerythrin: MTTTATMATAPTLMPWTDALHTGDTRMDETHQEFVDMINQILATPEDQQLPVYKAFLDHTVEHFAQEERWMLATGFSADNCHAEHHATILETMRVVEAHYLDSDTTIITRMAEALAEWFPGHANSMDAGLAAHLKSVGFDSVTETLADPLAIKNVTMSGCGSVSCS; the protein is encoded by the coding sequence ATGACCACCACCGCCACAATGGCCACCGCGCCCACCCTGATGCCTTGGACCGACGCGCTCCACACGGGGGACACCCGCATGGACGAAACACACCAAGAATTTGTGGACATGATCAACCAGATTCTGGCCACCCCAGAAGACCAGCAGCTCCCGGTCTACAAGGCGTTTTTGGACCACACGGTCGAGCACTTCGCGCAAGAAGAGCGCTGGATGCTGGCCACAGGGTTTTCAGCCGACAACTGCCACGCGGAACACCACGCCACGATATTGGAGACCATGCGCGTGGTCGAAGCCCACTACCTGGACAGCGACACCACCATCATCACCCGCATGGCCGAAGCGCTGGCAGAGTGGTTTCCCGGCCACGCCAACAGCATGGACGCAGGCTTGGCTGCCCACCTGAAATCGGTGGGTTTTGACAGCGTGACCGAAACCCTGGCCGACCCTTTGGCCATCAAGAATGTGACCATGTCCGGTTGCGGCAGCGTCAGCTGCAGCTAA
- a CDS encoding class I SAM-dependent methyltransferase: MRQARPTHSMPTLDAVPSTLLVPLVARARGASIFPWLDPHDARAQQVLQNSHPAVDPLLQDRASVLNVLWRTRLIKQIGDAFFRQHPQSVGINLGAGLSDYFQWLNNGHNHWLDVDLEPVVTLRHALLSPNSDTAHNGHIDLSQPGWWQRLPRHVREANAPLLLVCEGVLMYLSPTQVKAVLQEIGDNAHESSQLVCDFMTPLGIGQARLAPSVSGTGAQFLWGAHNGLELARQHPRLELLAQHTVAEAYGPAGCLAEMCLSPWTGGPLYGLAHLQITEP, encoded by the coding sequence ATGAGACAAGCGCGCCCGACCCACAGCATGCCGACGCTGGACGCGGTTCCCAGCACCTTGCTGGTGCCCCTGGTGGCCAGGGCGCGTGGGGCCTCGATTTTTCCGTGGCTGGACCCGCACGATGCACGGGCGCAGCAAGTGCTGCAAAACAGCCACCCGGCGGTGGATCCTTTGCTGCAAGACCGTGCCTCGGTGCTCAACGTGTTGTGGCGCACCCGCTTGATCAAGCAAATTGGCGATGCGTTCTTCCGGCAACACCCGCAGTCTGTGGGCATCAACCTGGGCGCAGGTTTGTCCGATTATTTCCAGTGGCTGAACAACGGACACAACCACTGGCTCGATGTCGATCTGGAGCCCGTGGTGACCCTGCGGCATGCGCTGCTGAGCCCGAACTCGGACACGGCGCACAACGGCCACATCGACCTGAGCCAACCGGGCTGGTGGCAGCGCTTACCCCGACATGTGCGCGAGGCGAACGCGCCACTGCTGCTGGTCTGCGAAGGGGTGCTGATGTACCTCTCACCCACCCAGGTCAAGGCCGTGCTGCAAGAGATTGGCGACAACGCGCACGAAAGCTCGCAGCTGGTGTGTGACTTCATGACGCCCTTGGGCATTGGCCAGGCCCGCTTGGCCCCCAGCGTGTCGGGCACAGGGGCCCAGTTTTTATGGGGTGCCCACAACGGTCTGGAATTGGCTCGGCAGCACCCTCGCCTGGAGTTGCTGGCGCAGCACACGGTGGCCGAAGCCTATGGCCCCGCGGGCTGCTTGGCCGAGATGTGCCTGAGCCCTTGGACAGGCGGGCCGCTGTACGGCCTGGCCCACTTGCAAATCACCGAGCCCTGA
- a CDS encoding metal-dependent hydrolase, giving the protein MDSVTQVLLGASVGVAVMGRRTALWKSVLWGGVAGLLPDLDVLLDHGDPILNMIRHRAESHALLLLTLLAFPMAWGVSRLHRQPQLYGRWWWALMLALVTHPLLDLMTIYGTQVFQPFTDEAYGLGSMFIVDPVYSLPLLAGVVAALRVKTVGRALTINGWALAFSTAYLAWSALGQAWVTQHARQSLQSQGLPSQHLMVTPAPLSTLVWRVVALDGERFHEGFYALMDGGRPMGFVAHERGGALAAQHAAHPQLQRLARFTDGFFKMERQGENLVVTDLRMGQEPDYVFSFDIGAPLSPGQAHPVAEQRSRRMNVSEGLRWLGQRMLGRDVPPPGSAGA; this is encoded by the coding sequence ATGGATTCCGTCACACAAGTACTTTTGGGCGCCTCGGTCGGTGTGGCCGTGATGGGGCGGCGCACCGCGCTGTGGAAGTCCGTCTTGTGGGGCGGCGTGGCCGGCCTGCTGCCCGATCTGGATGTGCTGCTCGACCACGGCGACCCGATCCTGAACATGATCCGGCACCGAGCAGAATCCCATGCCTTGCTTTTGCTCACGCTCTTGGCGTTCCCGATGGCCTGGGGGGTGAGTCGTCTGCACCGTCAGCCTCAGCTGTATGGCCGTTGGTGGTGGGCGCTCATGCTGGCGCTGGTCACGCACCCCTTGCTGGACTTGATGACGATTTATGGCACCCAGGTGTTCCAGCCCTTCACCGACGAAGCCTATGGCCTCGGCAGCATGTTCATCGTCGACCCGGTGTATTCGCTGCCCTTGCTGGCGGGTGTGGTGGCGGCGCTGCGCGTCAAAACAGTGGGTCGGGCCTTGACGATCAACGGCTGGGCACTGGCTTTCAGCACCGCTTATCTGGCCTGGAGCGCCTTGGGTCAGGCTTGGGTCACGCAACACGCTCGCCAGTCCTTGCAATCACAAGGCCTGCCCAGCCAGCACTTGATGGTCACCCCCGCGCCTTTGAGCACGCTGGTGTGGCGTGTGGTGGCGCTCGATGGTGAGCGCTTTCACGAAGGCTTTTACGCGCTCATGGATGGCGGCCGGCCCATGGGCTTTGTGGCCCACGAGCGAGGTGGGGCGCTGGCTGCGCAACACGCCGCCCACCCGCAGCTGCAGCGCTTGGCGCGGTTTACGGACGGGTTTTTCAAGATGGAGCGCCAAGGCGAGAACCTGGTCGTGACCGATCTGCGCATGGGGCAAGAGCCGGACTATGTGTTTTCTTTCGACATCGGTGCGCCCTTGTCACCGGGCCAGGCCCACCCTGTGGCCGAGCAACGCAGCCGCCGCATGAACGTGAGCGAGGGTCTGCGATGGTTGGGGCAGCGCATGCTGGGGCGCGATGTGCCGCCCCCGGGCTCGGCAGGCGCTTGA
- the argH gene encoding argininosuccinate lyase — translation MTNQLDKKSQAWSALFSEPMSELVKRYTASVFFDKRLWQADIQGSLAHAEMLAAQKIIGAQDLADIQRGMAQITQEIASGAFEWKLDLEDVHLNIEARLTQLVGDAGKRLHTGRSRNDQVATDVRLWLRSEMDLIIDLLVDLQKSLVDVAEQNVEIILPGFTHLQVAQPVSFAHHLLAYVEMFSRDAERMGDVRRRTNRLPLGSAALAGTTYPLDRERVALTLGMVDEAGHPQVCQNSLDGVSDRDFAIEFTAAASLCMVHISRFSEELILWMSQNFGFVRIADRFTTGSSIMPQKKNPDVPELARGKTGRVVGHLMGLITLMKGQPLAYNKDNQEDKEPLFDTVDTLKDTLRIFSEMVGGQVNPATGQKEGGITVNAAAMEAAVKKGYATATDLADYLVKKGLPFRDAHEVVAHAVKTAQGLGVDLSELPLETLQKFDSRIEADVFGPLSLQGSLNARNTLGGTAPAQVRLQIARHRARWA, via the coding sequence ATGACAAACCAACTCGACAAAAAATCCCAAGCCTGGTCGGCGCTCTTTTCTGAACCCATGAGCGAGTTGGTCAAGCGCTACACCGCCAGTGTGTTCTTTGACAAACGCCTGTGGCAAGCCGACATCCAGGGCTCGCTGGCCCACGCCGAGATGCTGGCGGCGCAAAAAATCATTGGCGCACAAGACCTGGCCGACATCCAGCGCGGCATGGCGCAAATCACCCAAGAGATCGCGTCCGGCGCCTTTGAGTGGAAGCTCGACCTGGAAGACGTGCACCTGAACATCGAAGCGCGCCTGACCCAGCTGGTGGGCGACGCGGGCAAGCGCCTGCACACCGGCCGAAGCCGCAACGACCAAGTGGCCACCGATGTGCGCCTGTGGCTGCGCAGCGAGATGGACCTGATCATCGACCTGCTGGTCGACCTGCAAAAGTCACTGGTCGATGTGGCCGAGCAAAACGTCGAAATCATCCTGCCCGGCTTCACCCACCTGCAAGTGGCCCAACCGGTGAGCTTTGCGCACCACTTGCTGGCCTATGTGGAAATGTTCAGTCGGGACGCCGAGCGCATGGGCGATGTGCGCCGCCGCACCAACCGCCTGCCGCTGGGCAGCGCTGCATTGGCCGGCACCACCTACCCGCTGGACCGCGAACGCGTGGCCCTCACCTTGGGCATGGTCGATGAAGCGGGCCACCCGCAGGTCTGCCAAAACAGCCTGGACGGCGTGAGCGACCGCGACTTTGCCATCGAATTCACCGCTGCGGCCAGCCTGTGCATGGTGCACATCAGCCGCTTCTCGGAAGAGTTGATTTTGTGGATGAGCCAGAACTTCGGCTTTGTGCGCATTGCAGACCGCTTCACCACCGGCTCGAGCATCATGCCGCAGAAGAAAAACCCCGACGTGCCCGAGCTGGCTCGCGGCAAAACCGGCCGTGTGGTCGGCCACCTGATGGGCCTGATCACCCTGATGAAGGGCCAGCCCCTGGCCTACAACAAGGACAACCAGGAAGACAAAGAGCCGCTGTTCGACACGGTGGACACGCTCAAAGACACCCTGCGCATCTTCAGCGAAATGGTGGGCGGCCAAGTCAACCCCGCCACCGGTCAAAAAGAAGGCGGCATCACCGTCAACGCGGCGGCCATGGAAGCGGCCGTGAAAAAAGGCTACGCCACGGCCACCGACTTGGCCGACTATTTGGTCAAAAAGGGCCTGCCCTTCCGCGACGCGCACGAAGTCGTGGCCCACGCCGTCAAAACCGCCCAAGGCCTGGGTGTGGATTTGTCTGAGCTGCCACTGGAGACCCTGCAAAAGTTCGACAGCCGCATCGAAGCCGATGTGTTCGGCCCGCTCAGCCTGCAAGGCTCGCTGAACGCCCGCAACACTTTGGGCGGCACAGCACCCGCGCAAGTGCGTTTGCAGATCGCACGTCACCGCGCGCGCTGGGCCTGA